In Apium graveolens cultivar Ventura chromosome 10, ASM990537v1, whole genome shotgun sequence, the following are encoded in one genomic region:
- the LOC141691507 gene encoding uncharacterized protein LOC141691507, with product MKSYLKVMSLWEAIESDVEPTLLPQNPTAAQITKRDEEVAREAKALSCLHSAVSEEIFRTIMGCDTPKEAWTKIKEEFEGNQQTKLMQILNVKREFEMMRMKNNEGVKKYGSRLMSIVNQIKLLGGDFSSQRVVDKLLVTLPGRYETKISSLEDTKDLSKLTVSELINSLHAVDQRRSMREEEIGQKNEGLLLAKASSSKGTGNEVQCNHCHKMGHEEKDCWYKGKPQCYKCKKYGHLTKNCRYQNDEERMAQLIEGEPLL from the coding sequence ATGAAATCATATTTGAAAGTTATGAGTTTGTGGGAAGCAATTGAGAGTGATGTTGAGCCAACCCTTCTTCCACAAAATCCAACAGCAGCCCAAATCACAAAACGTGATGAAGAAGTGGCAAGAGAAGCAAAGGCACTTTCATGTCTACATTCGGCTGTGTCGGAAGAGATCTTTAGAACTATTATGGGTTGTGATACTCCTAAAGAAGCATGGACAAAAATTAAGGAAGAATTTGAAGGCAACCAACAAACCAAACTGATGCAAATTCTGAACGTCAAGAGAGAGTTtgagatgatgagaatgaaaaaTAATGAAGGCGTCAAGAAATATGGGAGTAGGTTGATGTCCATTGTTAACCAAATCAAACTACTTGGTGGAGATTTCTCAAGTCAAAGAGTTGTGGACAAACTTTTAGTGACTCTTCCTGGGAGGTATGAAACTAAAATTTCCTCACTTGAAGATACTAAAGATCTTTCGAAATTAACTGTTTCAGAATTGATCAATTCACTTCACGCCGTGGACCAAAGGAGATCAATGAGGGAGGAAGAAATTGGACAAAAAAATGAGGGACTCCTATTAGCTAAAGCTTCATCCTCAAAAGGCACAGGCAACGAAGTTCAATGCAACCATTGTCATAAGATGGGACATGAAGAAAAAGACTGCTGGTACAAAGGAAAGCCACAATGCTACAAATGCAAAAAATATGGGCATCTGACAAAGAATTGTAGATATCAGAATGATGAAGAAAGGATGGCACAATTGATCGAGGGAGAACCACTCCTTTAG